In Babesia microti strain RI chromosome IV, complete genome, the sequence AATTATAACTAcgtttaataaattttaaaccaaatttataaaaattgttcctCCAAATACTTTTCAGTTagtatattcaataattgatgaatttcATGGAAATTAATGAGGGTTTGATAAAATTCCCAACACAATAAAGCAAACCACaatctatattatttttgccTTAATTCAAAATCGTTGCTAAATGCAGTTGCCACCTCCTCGTGCTAGCCGCAGTTGCCTAGGGGATAACCCACATACATACCCACTAATCACTCACTATTATATTAACCTCAGCAAGGAAGATTTTGGCATTATACGAAAAAATCAGCTTGTTTTTAATCATTTCACAATTTAACCGTATAACTAATGGATATATCGTCTCATTAGTTCCAACTGGatgcaatatttaaatttataataatctCTGGGATGAATTAACGCAGTTGCTAGCTATTTTTATAGATTCCActattgaaattaatttaacactttatatcaataattacaaatataatctCTCGAAATGAACGCATACGACTTGGTGGATCGCATTAGGGAGTCTGGTGATGCAGACCTGATGGTTTCCTCCGGCCTACATTATACAGACCGAGTCATTGATCACTTGTGGTAAgccaataataatttaggtatGATAGGGATGAGTATAGTGGCATGAGTTATGACGATTATGCCCCTGAGGATTCTTCTCATTTAGCCAAAAAGGAGGCGAAACGAATGGCCCAGCAAAGACAGCCAGGCGTACCAGCTTTTATAGGTGCATTATCCAAGCAAAAAAACCTAGACAATTCAATGTGGGAGCTTAAGTGCCTCCACCAGTCAGGGATCAAGAGCAGAAATTCTAGAATTGAACTAAACCAATTGATAGAGTCAAATGTGGATAACAATGAAGCAAAAAAGATGGTATTAGTCAGAAATGTACTCCCCCCCTTcataaatcattatcatAGCGGTGCAAATTTTGAGAAATCAAAAATCTATGACACAATTTCTCGTGACAATGCACTCAACGAAATTTACTCAAAATTCCTAACTCATACTACAAATGTCATTAAGGACCCTACGTCAGACATAGCCCAAATGGCCAAAAAGGGCAGTAACATTTTATTTGCGATGAAGGAGGAGAATGAGAGGAGCAGCGCGAGAAATAGGTTTTGGGAGTTGGAAGGGTCCAAATTGGGCGAGCTTTTAAACCTTAGCGATGACATTGTGGAATCAGATGGGGAAGATGAAAAAGAAAAGGTCAACAACACTTTTGCACAGTTAATTGAATCAGGAGATATTCCTGATGAGGAGAGCATGAGAAAGATTCAGAAGCAGCGTATGAGCTTGCCCGTTTTCAAATGCCGCGAAGAATTATTGGATCTAATAGCTAAGTTCCAGGTAATTGTtcgatatatttatacttaaatttattagaaTGAAAAATCTGTGTTTAAACAGAATTATTTGAGcatataatacaaatagtGTGatgtatcatttatattgttatttatggATGTATGCAagaaaatgtataataaaatcaaaattcATGCAAAAAACGTACCCCACtgacaatatttatataatattttcctCTATGGCGTACTAGTGCCATAGATTGGATTTCATTTATTGATGAACGGGGTTGGGTGTGGGCAGTTGGTATTATAGTCgcatataaataatgtttgATAATTACACTAACCCCTAATCTCACAAATGTGTTCTACCCTGTCTATCTTAATTACTTAGAGTGATATTATACACATACACTGTCAACATTTGGGTTTATACACAAAGATTTACCTATGTACATATTGATATATCTTACTTGCTAACGATGGTtacatattaattgtaaaattttattacaatttaattcaGATACTAATTGTAGTGGGTGAAACAGGTTCGGGTAAAACAACTCAACTTTGTCAATTTCTATACGAAAGTGGTTATGCCAGGGATAATTACGGCATGATTGGCTGTACACAACCTCGCCGTGTAGCTGCTGTATCTGTTGCGCAGCGTGTAGCAATCGAAATGAGCGTTAAGCTAGGAGAATTGGTGGGATATACCATTCGTTTTGAGGATCAAACCAGCTCTgcaacaaaaattaaatacatgACTGATGGGATTTTACTTCGTGAGACATTGGTAGACCCAGATCTCGATCGTTACAGCTGTATAATTATGGACGAAGCGCACGAACGTTCATTAAATACTGATGTTTTATTTGGTATTCTAAAATCTGTGGCGAGTCGCCGGTCAGATATGAGAATAATCATTACTTCAGCTACGATGGATTCGGATAAATTTTCAGCTTTTTTTGGCAATGCGCCGGTTTTCAAGGTACCTGGTCGTACATTTCACGTGCAAATAGAGTATTTGCGTGCCATGGGGTTTGACTACGTTGAAATGGCAGTCAAAAAATGCATCGAAATTCATCTTAGTGATCCGGGGAAGGGGGATATACTAATCTTTATGACAGGTCAAGATGATATTAATGCTACATGCCAATTGCTAGCGGATAGGCTGTACAAGGTACATAGCCAGTCGGCAAAATCAGATGAAACAATCGACCCTTTTTATGtatttccaatttattcCCAATTGCCCAGTGAATTACAAGCTAAGGTCTTTAAGAGATACAAGTATCGCAAGGTCATTATTGCAACCAATATCGCAGAGACGTCGTTAACTTTTGAggatataaaatatgtCATAGATACAGGGTTTTGCAAGCTCAAAGTGTACAATACGAGGATTGGAATGGATTCGTTGCAAATAGTACCTGTGTCTCAAGCTAGTGCCAATCAGAGGAGTGGAAGGGCAGGGAGAACGGgtatcattaaaatttatttaggccCCGGTGTCTGTTATAGACTCTATACTGAAAGAACTTATTTGTCTGACATGTTTCCATCCTCCGTACCTGAGATAAAGCGCACCAATCTTTGCAATGTCGTGCTATTACTAAAATCGTTGAAggttgataatttgttcgAGTTCGACTTTATGGACCCTCCGTCAAAAGAGAGCATTCTTAGTGCCATGCTTCAACTCTGGGTCCTTGGGGCACTGGATCCAATGGGCGATATGACAGAAATTGGTAGTTCACttagtttatttaggtgCTGAGATGGTTCAATTCCCGCTGGATCCTCCTTTGTCTAAGATGTTGATACAGAGCATTCATTTGGGCTGTGTCAAGGAGATGCTGACGATCGTATCAATGATATCTGCACCCAATATATTCCACACAACGAAGGAATCGGCACAGGAGGAGAATACGACAGTGGATGCTGCAAGGGAGAAGTTCTACGTGCCTGAAAGTGACCATTTGACTCTGCTAAATGTTTACAATCAATGGATGGCAAATAAATGCAGTCCTGGTTGGTGCAAACAGTTCTTCATACAATTCAAGGTAGGTTACAGGATTGTATTACATAAGTtacaatatcaatataatcTTTTAAACTGCCAAATACTAAGCTCTGACATATGAGAGTGCCTGCTAcctttacaaattaatatacattaaatCGTGTGATTGAGCCCGATTATTGATATCATCTGGACATAAAAATAGTCCATATCCAATTTGATTTACCTTATCTCTGTATGAAAAGACTGTTTTACATATTTGCTAAATCATATACTTGCCAATCTTACACGATGCAATTGAGATATGATAAGACAAATcttcaaataattattggaggctcataaataataaaatatggGTATTAAACACTAATTGGCCATGCtgacaattttttgaacaaaaattttcaactGCCGATGGTGCAGCAAGAGTTATTGTGtgaaaatatacaaatttccaTTTCTGACTGACTAGTGTCATGGAgaatgaaaatttcatcTTTAAGAATTAATGGCACGATAATCAGTTTTAATAAACTTTAAAATAACTGTTACAGTGTGACGAATGATCGGTGGGATATGGCATGGAAGTACCAATATGCATGGGAGTACGAGTACCGGCAGTATGGTATGGGTGAAGCAAAGGTATCCAATCACACGCAACACAACACTAGTGATATTTGTCACACTAGATATCAATAAGTAAAGGTTCATAATGGCGTTCTCGTCAGAATTTACTGTAGTAATGGCAGGGATGTTATTCTGAGATATGTCCCACCACCTCCGCGCACAATGATTGACCATGAGATAtagtttaaatataaacaaCCACCCACTAACTCAGTCAATAAAACGAGCCTACGAAGTACGCTGCCAGCTACTGGACATTTTGAAGCAGCGAGACATCCCGGAAAAGAGCTGTATAAACGACTGGGACACGGTGCGCAAGGCTATTTGCAGTGGCTACTTCCATAATGCAGCCAAGTTGAAGGGAATAGGGGAGTATTCAA encodes:
- a CDS encoding pre-mRNA-splicing factor ATP-dependent RNA helicase PRP16 (overlaps_old_locusTagID:BBM_III05095), which gives rise to MNAYDLVDRIRESGDADLMVSSGLHYTDRVIDHLWYDRDEYSGMSYDDYAPEDSSHLAKKEAKRMAQQRQPGVPAFIGALSKQKNLDNSMWELKCLHQSGIKSRNSRIELNQLIESNVDNNEAKKMVLVRNVLPPFINHYHSGANFEKSKIYDTISRDNALNEIYSKFLTHTTNVIKDPTSDIAQMAKKGSNILFAMKEENERSSARNRFWELEGSKLGELLNLSDDIVESDGEDEKEKVNNTFAQLIESGDIPDEESMRKIQKQRMSLPVFKCREELLDLIAKFQILIVVGETGSGKTTQLCQFLYESGYARDNYGMIGCTQPRRVAAVSVAQRVAIEMSVKLGELVGYTIRFEDQTSSATKIKYMTDGILLRETLVDPDLDRYSCIIMDEAHERSLNTDVLFGILKSVASRRSDMRIIITSATMDSDKFSAFFGNAPVFKVPGRTFHVQIEYLRAMGFDYVEMAVKKCIEIHLSDPGKGDILIFMTGQDDINATCQLLADRLYKVHSQSAKSDETIDPFYVFPIYSQLPSELQAKVFKRYKYRKVIIATNIAETSLTFEDIKYVIDTGFCKLKVYNTRIGMDSLQIVPVSQASANQRSGRAGRTGPGVCYRLYTERTYLSDMFPSSVPEIKRTNLCNVVLLLKSLKVDNLFEFDFMDPPSKESILSAMLQLWVLGALDPMGDMTEIGAEMVQFPLDPPLSKMLIQSIHLGCVKEMLTIVSMISAPNIFHTTKESAQEENTTVDAAREKFYVPESDHLTLLNVYNQWMANKCSPGWCKQFFIQFKSIKRAYEVRCQLLDILKQRDIPEKSCINDWDTVRKAICSGYFHNAAKLKGIGEYSNLRSFAPCHLHPSSALYGMGCTPDYVVYHEVVITTKEYMRNVTAVDAEWLSELGPMFFYLKSMDVSTRVQQDIDRIETLRQISEFTKKNRENDESRKLIGKGKQEISVFGKKRRR